In Prosthecobacter sp. SYSU 5D2, the following proteins share a genomic window:
- a CDS encoding N-acetylmuramoyl-L-alanine amidase: MMKTIILDPGHGMANKRAKVYDPGACAAGETEAGIALDWANELRGLLLAAGHKVVRTRVDGRDPAPVGQRAAIARRYGGDIMISLHCNAATGQAHGTETFFRGKEHAPMATRLNEAVRAALGTRDRGIKTEAASQHRTLAIMAFQPCFLIELGFIDHDGDRTKMLDPALRRKACAALAEVLLA; this comes from the coding sequence ATGATGAAAACGATTATCCTGGATCCCGGCCACGGCATGGCCAATAAACGCGCCAAGGTCTATGACCCGGGTGCCTGTGCAGCCGGGGAGACCGAGGCGGGAATCGCCCTGGACTGGGCCAATGAACTGCGGGGGCTGCTGCTGGCCGCCGGGCACAAAGTGGTCCGCACCCGTGTGGATGGCAGGGACCCGGCCCCGGTGGGCCAGCGCGCCGCCATCGCCCGCCGCTATGGTGGGGACATCATGATCAGCCTGCACTGCAATGCGGCCACCGGGCAGGCCCACGGCACCGAGACGTTCTTTCGCGGCAAGGAACATGCCCCCATGGCCACCCGCCTGAATGAGGCCGTGCGCGCCGCCCTCGGCACGCGGGACCGGGGCATCAAGACGGAGGCCGCCAGCCAGCACCGGACGCTGGCCATCATGGCCTTCCAGCCCTGCTTCCTCATTGAGCTGGGCTTCATTGACCACGATGGCGACCGCACCAAGATGCTGGACCCCGCCCTGCGCCGCAAGGCCTGCGCGGCCCTGGCTGAGGTGCTGCTCGCGTGA